A window from Malania oleifera isolate guangnan ecotype guangnan chromosome 7, ASM2987363v1, whole genome shotgun sequence encodes these proteins:
- the LOC131160674 gene encoding uncharacterized protein LOC131160674 isoform X2, with translation MRLRAFKRWMSREGIECSDALELVDSADDGGDGGGLWVRAVCDLREGDMVAAIPKQACLTTKTTGARAVLEAAGLDGHLGLAVALMYEQSLGLQSPWAPYLRLLPQTECLPLVWTPDEVDALLPGTELHKMVKEDNSLVYEDWEECIVPLLASASIKLNPKFFGVEQYFAAKSLIASRSFEIDDYHGFGMVPLADLFNHKTGAENVHFTNVSSHCESDNDVEDNSNDDLDHIRKDDESLPQNFDLIKNGLSIALVGKNSFSSPLVLEMIIVKDVKAGDEVFNTYGCLGNAALLHRYGFTEPDNPYDIVNIDLEVVLQWGSSLFSGRYIRARLSLWRRLDYSGCVSQDSEYFEISPDGEPQIELLILLYIILLPEEEYNKLDLTLSTMGNFTDATGMGILKKGCPLMGKTSEISEDLLLTAGVQDALLLLADIRETFYGSTTMEDDIEAMRSCGRRERKKFHSMMLRVSERRILKKLRAYASAGARSFRTARTRRMRKKSRS, from the exons AT GCGATTGAGGGCATTCAAGAGATGGATGAGCAGAGAGGGCATAGAATGCAGCGACGCGCTGGAGCTGGTGGACAGCGCCGACGACGGTGGGGACGGCGGAGGATTGTGGGTGAGAGCTGTGTGCGATCTGCGGGAGGGGGACATGGTGGCTGCCATACCCAAGCAGGCGTGCCTCACCACCAAGACCACCGGGGCAAGGGCCGTTCTCGAAGCCGCCGGCCTTGACGGCCACCTCGGCCTCGCCGTCGCCCTCATGTACGAGCAAAGCCTAGGCCTTCAGTCGCCTTGGGCGCCCTATCTTCGTCTATTGCCTCAGACTGAATGCTTGCCCTTGGTGTGGACTCCTGACGAAGTCGACGCTCTTCTTCCTGGCACTGAGCTCCACAAG ATGGTGAAAGAAGACAACTCTCTTGTTTATGAGGATTGGGAAGAGTGCATTGTGCCCCTCTTAGCTTCAGCATCCATAAAGCTTAATCCCAAATTCTTTGGGGTTGAACAATACTTTGCCGCAAAAAGTCTCATTGCTTCTCGATCATTTGAGATAGATGATTACCatggatttgggatggttcctTTGGCTGATCT CTTTAATCACAAGACAGGAGCTGAGAATGTACACTTCACCAATGTGTCTTCTCATTGTGAATCAGACAATGATGTTGAGGACAACAGCAACGATGATTTAGACCATATTAGAAAAGATGATGAATCATTGCCTCAAAACTTTGATTTGATAAAAAATGGGTTGTCAATTGCCCTTGTTGGAAAGAATTCTTTCAGTAGCCCATTGGTTTTGGAAATGATTATTGTAAAAGATGTCAAAGCTGGAGATGAG GTTTTTAATACATATGGGTGTTTGGGCAATGCTGCATTGCTACACAGGTATGGATTCACTGAGCCAGATAATCCATATGACATCGTGAATATCGATCTTGAAGTGGTGCTTCAATGGGGATCATCTTTGTTCTCTGGTCGTTACATTAGAGCAAGACTCTCGTTGTGGAGAAGACTAGATTACTCTGGATGTGTCAGCCAGGACTCAGAATATTTTGAAATCTCACCAGATGGGGAGCCGCAAATTGAGCTACTTATTTTGCTTTACATAATATTGTTGCCGGAGGAAGAATATAACAAGCTGGATCTCACACTATCTACCATGGGGAATTTTACTGACGCTACAGGCATGGGTATATTGAAGAAAGGCTGTCCTTTAATGGGAAAAACTTCGGAAATCAGCGAGGATTTGTTGCTGACTGCTGGAGTACAGGATGCCCTATTGTTGCTTGCAGATATTCGGGAGACATTTTATGGTTCGACTACAATGGAAGATGATATTGAAGCAATGAGGAGTTGTGGCAGAAGAGAGCGAAAAAAGTTTCATTCGATGATGCTCCGTGTGAGTGAGAGGAGGATACTCAAGAAGCTGAGAGCATATGCTTCTGCAGGTGCTCGGTCATTTAGAACTGCCAGGACGAGGAGGATGAGGAAGAAGTCGAGATCATGA
- the LOC131160674 gene encoding uncharacterized protein LOC131160674 isoform X1: MSNTSRRLRAFKRWMSREGIECSDALELVDSADDGGDGGGLWVRAVCDLREGDMVAAIPKQACLTTKTTGARAVLEAAGLDGHLGLAVALMYEQSLGLQSPWAPYLRLLPQTECLPLVWTPDEVDALLPGTELHKMVKEDNSLVYEDWEECIVPLLASASIKLNPKFFGVEQYFAAKSLIASRSFEIDDYHGFGMVPLADLFNHKTGAENVHFTNVSSHCESDNDVEDNSNDDLDHIRKDDESLPQNFDLIKNGLSIALVGKNSFSSPLVLEMIIVKDVKAGDEVFNTYGCLGNAALLHRYGFTEPDNPYDIVNIDLEVVLQWGSSLFSGRYIRARLSLWRRLDYSGCVSQDSEYFEISPDGEPQIELLILLYIILLPEEEYNKLDLTLSTMGNFTDATGMGILKKGCPLMGKTSEISEDLLLTAGVQDALLLLADIRETFYGSTTMEDDIEAMRSCGRRERKKFHSMMLRVSERRILKKLRAYASAGARSFRTARTRRMRKKSRS; the protein is encoded by the exons ATGTCAAACACTTCCAG GCGATTGAGGGCATTCAAGAGATGGATGAGCAGAGAGGGCATAGAATGCAGCGACGCGCTGGAGCTGGTGGACAGCGCCGACGACGGTGGGGACGGCGGAGGATTGTGGGTGAGAGCTGTGTGCGATCTGCGGGAGGGGGACATGGTGGCTGCCATACCCAAGCAGGCGTGCCTCACCACCAAGACCACCGGGGCAAGGGCCGTTCTCGAAGCCGCCGGCCTTGACGGCCACCTCGGCCTCGCCGTCGCCCTCATGTACGAGCAAAGCCTAGGCCTTCAGTCGCCTTGGGCGCCCTATCTTCGTCTATTGCCTCAGACTGAATGCTTGCCCTTGGTGTGGACTCCTGACGAAGTCGACGCTCTTCTTCCTGGCACTGAGCTCCACAAG ATGGTGAAAGAAGACAACTCTCTTGTTTATGAGGATTGGGAAGAGTGCATTGTGCCCCTCTTAGCTTCAGCATCCATAAAGCTTAATCCCAAATTCTTTGGGGTTGAACAATACTTTGCCGCAAAAAGTCTCATTGCTTCTCGATCATTTGAGATAGATGATTACCatggatttgggatggttcctTTGGCTGATCT CTTTAATCACAAGACAGGAGCTGAGAATGTACACTTCACCAATGTGTCTTCTCATTGTGAATCAGACAATGATGTTGAGGACAACAGCAACGATGATTTAGACCATATTAGAAAAGATGATGAATCATTGCCTCAAAACTTTGATTTGATAAAAAATGGGTTGTCAATTGCCCTTGTTGGAAAGAATTCTTTCAGTAGCCCATTGGTTTTGGAAATGATTATTGTAAAAGATGTCAAAGCTGGAGATGAG GTTTTTAATACATATGGGTGTTTGGGCAATGCTGCATTGCTACACAGGTATGGATTCACTGAGCCAGATAATCCATATGACATCGTGAATATCGATCTTGAAGTGGTGCTTCAATGGGGATCATCTTTGTTCTCTGGTCGTTACATTAGAGCAAGACTCTCGTTGTGGAGAAGACTAGATTACTCTGGATGTGTCAGCCAGGACTCAGAATATTTTGAAATCTCACCAGATGGGGAGCCGCAAATTGAGCTACTTATTTTGCTTTACATAATATTGTTGCCGGAGGAAGAATATAACAAGCTGGATCTCACACTATCTACCATGGGGAATTTTACTGACGCTACAGGCATGGGTATATTGAAGAAAGGCTGTCCTTTAATGGGAAAAACTTCGGAAATCAGCGAGGATTTGTTGCTGACTGCTGGAGTACAGGATGCCCTATTGTTGCTTGCAGATATTCGGGAGACATTTTATGGTTCGACTACAATGGAAGATGATATTGAAGCAATGAGGAGTTGTGGCAGAAGAGAGCGAAAAAAGTTTCATTCGATGATGCTCCGTGTGAGTGAGAGGAGGATACTCAAGAAGCTGAGAGCATATGCTTCTGCAGGTGCTCGGTCATTTAGAACTGCCAGGACGAGGAGGATGAGGAAGAAGTCGAGATCATGA